A genomic stretch from uncultured Cohaesibacter sp. includes:
- a CDS encoding FadR/GntR family transcriptional regulator, giving the protein MSKVTKQKLAINPAAAPLPRYRVVADQIAELIRQGALEPGQKMPPDVELVELLQVSRPTIREAMISLEMMGYVETRFGYGAFVAQRLPSKGLGLIDDCSFSELVEARYWFEADIAAVAALTISAEAIAELRDILQKMKEPDLPVQELDTYDANFHLGIAQATQNNMFISIMDQIWSVRERFPNWARIRRQILGVKENIVAVQKEHEVILEALEAHDPVAARRAMQVHCKNFGVPFLEEGLEGKSASDKDDIVLTIMNRLHSMEDLKEE; this is encoded by the coding sequence ATGTCCAAAGTTACTAAGCAGAAATTGGCGATCAATCCTGCAGCTGCGCCGTTGCCACGCTATCGCGTTGTGGCTGACCAGATCGCTGAGCTTATTCGACAGGGCGCGCTCGAGCCAGGACAAAAGATGCCACCGGATGTGGAATTGGTGGAGCTGCTGCAGGTCAGTCGCCCCACCATTCGCGAGGCCATGATCTCTCTGGAAATGATGGGATATGTGGAAACACGATTTGGATATGGAGCCTTTGTTGCGCAGCGATTGCCATCCAAGGGACTGGGGCTGATCGACGATTGTAGCTTTTCCGAGCTCGTTGAGGCGCGTTACTGGTTCGAGGCTGATATCGCTGCTGTTGCTGCACTGACGATTTCTGCGGAAGCGATCGCTGAATTGCGTGACATTCTGCAAAAGATGAAAGAACCCGATCTGCCTGTTCAGGAGCTGGACACGTATGATGCGAACTTTCATCTCGGGATCGCCCAGGCAACGCAAAACAACATGTTCATATCCATCATGGACCAGATCTGGAGTGTACGCGAGAGGTTCCCGAACTGGGCCCGTATCCGACGCCAGATTCTGGGCGTCAAAGAAAATATCGTGGCCGTGCAAAAAGAGCATGAAGTCATTCTGGAGGCGCTTGAAGCGCATGACCCTGTTGCCGCTCGTCGAGCCATGCAGGTTCATTGCAAGAATTTCGGTGTTCCTTTCCTTGAGGAAGGGTTGGAAGGAAAAAGTGCATCCGACAAGGATGACATTGTCCTTACAATCATGAACCGGTTGCACTCTATGGAAGACTTGAAAGAGGAGTGA
- a CDS encoding TRAP transporter substrate-binding protein encodes MSARLMGATAIAACLGGAAMAAQTSLTIATTTTAESTTGELIKQFENDVRTMGNGDIDVEIFYSGSLVKSSETFDAVRNGVASCDMTNGSYQTGKDPAFQFVADVMGGYDNPLQFMSWIYYGGGKQAINELYNSYNMQFVGAFMGGQESLVSSRPLNGVKDLEGFKFRSPPGMESEIFASLGAKPVVMDFNEIFTALETKIIDGADASTLTNNYRLGLYDVVKETTYPGFHSMSADHLACNKDVWDAMPEAHRAILETAMQKLSMNLMMKTLVLNGEAAAKSPAAGVTLHDWSAEDRAVFRAAAKARWLEWAKKTPETDKLVKSHIEFLDRIGLGGEK; translated from the coding sequence ATGTCAGCACGTCTGATGGGAGCGACAGCCATCGCAGCATGTCTGGGAGGAGCAGCAATGGCCGCGCAGACATCCTTGACAATTGCTACGACCACGACGGCAGAATCCACGACCGGGGAGCTGATCAAACAGTTTGAGAATGATGTGCGCACCATGGGCAATGGTGACATTGACGTTGAGATTTTTTATTCAGGATCATTGGTCAAATCGTCTGAAACCTTCGATGCCGTGCGCAATGGCGTTGCCAGTTGCGATATGACCAACGGCAGCTATCAGACAGGGAAAGACCCTGCCTTCCAGTTTGTTGCTGACGTTATGGGCGGCTATGACAACCCGCTTCAGTTCATGTCATGGATCTATTATGGTGGCGGCAAGCAGGCCATCAACGAATTGTACAACAGCTACAACATGCAGTTTGTTGGCGCGTTCATGGGCGGTCAGGAATCGCTGGTCTCCTCGCGCCCTCTGAATGGTGTGAAGGATCTGGAAGGCTTCAAGTTCCGCTCTCCTCCGGGAATGGAATCCGAAATCTTTGCGTCTCTGGGTGCCAAACCCGTCGTGATGGATTTCAACGAAATCTTCACCGCGCTTGAAACCAAGATTATTGATGGTGCTGACGCATCCACGCTGACAAACAACTATCGTCTGGGCCTTTATGATGTGGTCAAGGAAACGACCTATCCTGGCTTCCATTCCATGTCTGCTGACCATCTGGCCTGCAACAAGGATGTTTGGGATGCCATGCCAGAGGCTCACCGCGCCATTCTCGAAACCGCCATGCAGAAGCTGTCCATGAACCTGATGATGAAGACATTGGTTCTGAACGGTGAGGCAGCTGCCAAGTCGCCTGCGGCTGGTGTGACGCTTCATGATTGGTCTGCGGAAGATCGTGCAGTCTTCCGCGCGGCTGCAAAAGCGCGTTGGTTGGAATGGGCGAAAAAGACCCCTGAAACCGATAAGCTTGTTAAGAGCCACATCGAGTTTCTCGATCGTATCGGTCTGGGTGGAGAGAAGTAG